The window TTGTCCACTCATGCATGCGGGCTTTGCTATCGGCAGATGAATATTCAAACGGGGCTATAAAATCAAACTGAAAGGTAGAATTGCCCGGAGGGTCGGCAATTACGGCGCTCACTTTAAAGTTAAGCTGGTTGTCTATCTTAATTACTTTATTGATGGGGTCGTCGTTTCCAAAAAATGCCTTGGCGGCCGATTGGGTAATAACTATCGACCGGGGATCATTAATAGGCGTTTTAGCATCTCCCCTGATAAATTTCCACGAAAACATTTTAAAGAACTGATCGCTTACCTGGTAACCTGTTTTATTTAGTTTTACATTACCATACTGCGCCATGTGCGTTTCCTGGTGCGATGTCATTACCGCGTATTTTATTTGCGGGTTGCCGGTTTCCAGCGCTTTGGCCAGCGGGAAAGCCATATTCTCGTCGGTAAATATGCTGTTCTTAAAATCCCGGTTGGCCATTAACTTATAAATATCGTCATGGCTGGTATGAAACTTATCAAACGAAACCTCATCCTTCACCCATAAAAAAATGAAGATAGAACAAGTCATACCGATAGTCAATCCCAGGATATTGGTTAAGGAGAACCCCTTATTCCTGATCAGGTTTCTCCACGCGATCTTTAAATAATTCTTTATCATTTTGTTAGTTCATTGGTTCAGTGGTTCATTAGTTCATTGGTACTGTGTGGCGCAGTAAATCCAATGGTCTTGGCTGGTGGTTCATTGGGTTATTAGTTCACCTGTTTATTGGCCTTGCCGGGCGCAAATTCGCTTTGCAAATTCTCCGCCCATCCACCAATGAACTAATGAACCAGTGAACCAATGAACGAAAGAAAGCCAGGCCCCTCCATCGCGGAGGGCCGGCTTTAACAACATTAACTTATATAAACTATCTTTTTATTGGGGCAGACGACACTTTTGGTTTTATACCATTATGTTTTCTACAACGGCCTGGCCGTCAAGCAACCTGATGATGCGGTGGCTGTAGCGGGCATCGTGCTCAGAGTGTGTAACCATGATAATGGTTGTACCCTGCTCGTTCAGGTCGGTTAACAGTTCCATTACATCGTTACCATTGGTACTATCCAGATTACCGGTAGGCTCATCCGCAAGGATCAGTTTTGGCTTGTTTACAACCGCGCGGGCAATGGCCACACGTTGTTGCTGACCGCCCGATAACTGCTGCGGATAGTGGTTGCGGCGGTGCATAATCTGCATTTTATCCAGCACCTCTTCTACCCTTTTAACACGCTCGGCCGATGGTACGCCGGTGTAAATCAACGGTAATTCAACGTTTTCAAACACAGTTAACTCGTCAATAAGGTTAAAGCTCTGGAAAACAAAACCGATGTTGTGCTTGCGCAGGTCGGCGCGTTTACGCTCGGTAAAATGGGCTACTTCAATATCGTTAAAAACGTAGCTGCCTTCATCCGGGTCGTCTAACATACCCAGGATATTTAACAATGTTGATTTACCACAACCAGACGGGCCCATAATGGCCACAAACTCGCCCGTTGCAATTTCAATTGATAGCTTGTTTAAGGCTATGGTCTCTACCTCTTCTGTGCGGTAAAATTTTTCGAGATTAGTAATTTTTATCATTTGCCCCTCCTGAATAATCTGCCTTTCGGCAGACGATGTTTGTTTGATTTGGTTTATATTATTATTTATTAAATTAATTATCTGTTTATATGACGTTTAGCATCAGCGTTTCGTTGCAGTAACACAGTAAAAAAGCCCAGCGCCCTCTAAATCTCCCCCGGTTGGGGAGACTTTTTTATCCGCTCCCATTTTAAAGCCCTCCCTTCCGGGGAGGGTTTGGGTGGGGCCCGCTGCTTATTTTTTCAGCACCAATTCCTGTATATCGCCATACGTTTCATAGCTGGATGTAATTACCTTATCGCCAGGATTTAAGCCATCGGTTACCACAAAATAGTCGGGGCTTTGGCGGCCAAGCTGAATGTTAACCTTATAAGCACGCTTACCATCTTCGGCCACTTTAAATATCCAGTTGCCACCGGTTTGCTGGAAAAAGCCGCCTTTAGGCACCAGCACTGCTGTGGTTTCGTCGCTAAGCGCCAATCTAACCTGCAGCGTTTGCCCTTTACGAATCCCTTTAGGCACTTCGCCCACAAATTGCATATCAACCTGGAACCTGCCGGCCGTTACCGTTGTAAAAACCTTTTTTATAACCATGTTATATGTTTTTTCGGCAAACTGAAAATCGCCTTTTAGTCCCGGAAACACGCGTGATAAATAATGCTCATCAATATCAACCCGTACTTTAAAGCCCGATTGTACGTCAATCTGGCCTAAACGTACACCCTTGGTTTTGCTTTGGCCAACTTCGGCATCAAGGTTAGTCAATTGGCCGTCAATAGGCGCCCGTAAGGTAAGGCTGGATACTTTTTTACGCATAAGCGCCAGTGCAGCCTTCATTTGAGCGTAGTGTTCCTGCGACTGCTGATCTTGCTGCTTAACCAGCGACGTATCCTGCTTCAAAATCTGGATAGCCAGTTTACGGCGGTTTACCTGGTAATCGTAGCTATTTTTTGCCGATTGATACTCTTGCAATCCTATCGCTTTTTGATCGTAAAGCCTTTTATCCAGTTCATATATCCTTTTGGCTTCTTTAAATGCATTTTCAACATCGGCCATGGTGTTTAATTTGTTAATGGTAGCCTGGTTGGCGTTATTATGTGAAATTTGCATCTGGGTTTGCTCTGCAAATACTGCCGACTCCTGTGTAGCAAGGTTAAGTTCCTCGTCAACGTTGCTTAGTTTTAATATCGGATCGCCCTTTTTCAGCATGGCGCCATCATCAACATAGCGCTCTTCAACCTCGCCGCCTTCTGTTGCGTCAAGAAAAATGGTGGTTAATGGCATCACGGTACCGTTAACAGGTATAAACTCCTGGAACGGGCCTTTAGTTATAGTACTGATAGTTATGCGCTCGGTATCAACATCTAATTTGCTTTTGCCCGATGTAAAATAAATACTGCCCCCTATTAATAAAATTATGCCTGCAATGCCAGCAATAGTTAATATTCGTTTGCTGTTCCAGGTCTTTTTCTCAATTTTTCTGTCCACTGTAGTTTATGATATTTTGAATAATGGTTACAAAAACACATGCCACAAATTAAAACACTGTTTTTCAATACATTAAATACATATTACGTATTTAGGGCGTACGCTTCTGTTACATCAGGTGTTCGGTATTGATACACTAAAATAGCGCGAGTACACCCCGTAACCCATATATTTACCAATACTAAAATTACTAATTTTATCGCCCCTAACTATATCAATATTTGTATTTATACTAAGGGAGTGAAACTTATGCATTCAATTATTAATTTGCAGAAAGTTTTGTTTGCTTCATGGTTCATTATTGATGGTTCATGGCAGGAGGTTTGTTGCAGGTGGTTCATGGATCATAGTTAATGGTTCATGGCTAAGGTTAGCAACCGCCGGTGCTGTAACATTTACAGTTTAACAGGTGTCTGTCATATAACAATCAACAAAATAGAGCCATGAGCCATGACCGATCAACTATGAACCTAAAAACATGATACTAAAAAAAGCTACTATTCTTATTGTTGATGACGACCCGGATGTACTAACTGCCGTAAAGCTGCTGCTAAAAACCCAGGCCGGCGAGGTGATAACCGAGAAGAACCCCGAAAACCTGAACTGGTTACTGCAACGCAACGAGGTTGACCTGGTTTTGCTTGATATGAATTTTAACAGTGCCATTAATACCGGCAACGAGGGTTTGTACTGGCTACGCAAAGTAAAAGACTGGAAGCCCAACGTTTGCGTAATTATGATAACCGCCTATGGCGATATTGACCTGGCCGTGCGCTCATTAAAAGAAGGCGCCGACGACTTTGTGGTAAAACCATGGCATAACGAAAAGCTGATAGGCACCATAAAAGAGCTATTGGATAAAAAGGAAGGTGGTGCCAAAGCCACCAAAGCACCTGCGAAAAATACTGCGGGGGATACATCGATATTGGGCGAATCGGAAGTGATGCAGGATATTTTTTATAAAGTAAATAAAATAGCCCCTACCGATGCCAATATTTTGCTTTTAGGCGAAAATGGTACAGGTAAAGATTTGATGGCCAAAGCTATTCATGAACGATCGTTACGTGCCGATAAGCCTTTTGTTAAGGTTGATGTAGGCGCGCTTACCGATACCTTATTTGAAAGCGAATTATTTGGCCACAAAAAGGGCGCGTTTACCGATGCACGGGAAGACCGCGCCGGCCGTTTTGAAGATGCCCAGGGCGGCACCCTGTTTTTAGACGAGATTGGCAACATCAGCTTACAGCAGCAGGCCAAATTGCTCACCATATTGCAAAACCGCCAGGTTACCCGTTTAGGAACCAACAAGGCAGTGGATGTTGACATCAGGCTGATATGCGCCACCAACGTGCCGATGAGCGAACTGGCGAATGAAAACCGTTTCAGGAAGGATTTAATTTACCGGATAAACACCGTTGAGATTAATATGCCGCCGTTGCGCCGCCGCAGCGAGGATATTGTGATTTTGGCCAGGCATTTTGCCAAATTGTATGCCAGCAAATACCTGAAACCTGCCATGGATTTTGACGGGCCGGCTTTAACAAAATTAAAATCATATAACTATCCGGGTAATGTACGCGAACTGCAATATACTATTGAGCGTGCGGTTATTATGGCCGATGACAGTACGCTAAGGCCCGATGACCTCATTTTTTCTATACTGGAAACGCCGACAGATAATAACATCAATGATGACAACATTCAGTTAAGCACACTGGAGAAAAACGCTATTTTAAAAGTTATTGAAAAACATAACGGCAACATAACCCGTGCTGCCAAAGAATTGGGATTAACCCGTACTGCCCTGTACCGCAGATTAAGCAAATATGATATTTAACCGTTACGAATGGCGGCTGTTGCTGCGTGTTTTTTTATTATTCCTGGCGCTCACTGCCGCCGCTTATGTAACGGTTAAAGGCCAGCCGCTATACCTGGTGATATTTATCCCCCTGGTAATTTACGCCGTGATAGAGATGATACGTTTTCAGAAAAAGGCGCAGGACGAGGTAAACCAGTTTGTTGAATCCATTCACTACCGCGATTTCTCGCGCCATTTTGATGTACGCAAAGCACCAAACGAATTAAAACCGCTGCGTAAAGGCTTCAATGATATTAACACCACATTTAAATTAATAAGCCGCGAACGCGAAACCCAATACCACTACCTGCAAAAGATACTGGAACTGGTAGATACTGGCATCCTATCGTATGAGGAAGATACCGGCAACATCAGCTGGATTAATGAAGCCTTTAAAAAACTGCTCAGCATCCCTTATCTTAAAACCATCCAGTCGCTTGAAAAAAGAGAGCCTGCGCTTTATGATGAACTGGTTAAACTAAAACCCGGCGAAAGCAATATCATCAGCATTACCCGCAACCAGCAGATGGTAAAAATTTTAATAACATCAAGCATGATGCGCAGCGATGATAAGCTGTACAAGCTGCTGGCATTTCAAAACGTGAGCGAGGCGCTGGATGAAACGGAATCGAAAGCATGGTCGAAATTGCTGAACGTGATGACGCACGAGATCATGAACTCGGTTGCGCCCATTTCGTCATTGGCCGATACTTTGAAAAATCGCCTGCAAAGCCCCGAAATTACCGACACCATGGAAGCCTCGGAACTGGAAGACCTGGAGCTGGGCATAGATACCATTAAACGCCGTAGCGATGGCTTGCTGAAGTTTACCGAAAGTTACCGCAGCCTGAACAAGATAACCAAGCTGGAACGCGACAGGATACTGGTGCGCAACCTCTTCGAGAACCTGAACAGCCTGATGAAGCCAACGCTATCTAAAAAGAACATCGAACTGGAAATTATCCTGCGCGACCCTGCCCTGGCTATTGAGGCCGATATAAACCTGATAGAGCAGGTAATGATTAACCTGCTGGTGAATGCCATTGAAGCCGTTAAAGACCGCGATGAGCCCCGCATCACCCTATCTGCCGAGGCCCAAAACAACAATAAAACCCTGGTTAAAATAACCGATAACGGTATGGGTATGCCGCACGAACTGCTGGATAAAATTTTTATCCCCTTCTTTAGCACCAAAAAAACCGGCAGCGGTATTGGTTTAAGCCTATGTAAACAAATTATGCTGCTGCACAAAGGCAACATCCAGGTATTATCAACCGAGGGCAAAGGATCATCGTTTATACTGCAGTTTGTGCCGTAAGCCCCCTAACCCCCTGAAGGGGGAACTTTTTGATTAGCAGGATAGAGATTGTCATCCTGGTACGAAGAATCCATTCGTCGCCAATGCATAACCGCTGGGAAAGTTCGCGGGTAGATGCTTCGTGCCTACCCATGACATGTTTCATTTTCTGTCATCCTGAGCGATAGCGAAGGATCTATTCTACGCCATGCATAACCGCCAAAAAAGTTCGCGAATAGATCCTTCGTTCCTCAGGATGACAGTCGTTTATTTTTGATTGTCATTCTCCCTTCAGAATTTCGCGAAATTTTACCACTCAGCATGACAGGAAACAAATGCTTTTTCCCGATGCCTGTGTCCTCACAGGCATCTTCCCGGCATGTCGTCGGTTATCGGTTTAGCAGTCAGGGATTGTAGATCAATATAGGTATTTATTACCATTTAAAGCCCGAAGTCATTTGCTAAACCATTTTAGCTTGAATTTTATTTTTATTGTTTGTTCGGCCCTCCCAGAACATAAAAAGAATTGAACCTGATTACGATGGAAACTTACGAAGTTTTAAAAACTTCGTAAGTTTGGTTAGGCTCGAACAAATAACTTTTTACCATGAAACATATCCTGGCCATTCCCGGCAGCCTCAGGGCTGGTTCAACAAACCACAATATCCTGAAATACTTAGGTGCCCTGGTATCTGCTGATGTTGATTACAGTATTTACAGCGATCTGGCCCTCATCCCTCCTTTTGACCCTGGCAATGATGATGATTACCCGCCCGAACCGGTTTTTGAATTAAGGGAGCTATTAAAACAGGTGGATGGTGTTATCATCTGCACACCCGAATACGCTTTCGGCGTACCCGGCCAGCTAAAAAACATGCTGGACTGGATGGTATCAAGCGCTTCGTTTTCAGATAAACCGGTGGCTCTAATCACCGCATCCTTAGGTGGCGAGGCTGCACATGCCGCCATGCTATTGATCCTTGGCGCACTAAACGCGCAGGTTGCCGATGGCGCAAAGCTGAATATATCTTTTATAAGGTCGAAGATGGATGGGGAGGGCAACGTTACTGATGTCGCAACTATTGAATTGTTAAAAAATGTTTTGAACGCTTTCTTATCTGTTATTCAGCAGTGATGTTTTTTTCTTGAGTAACAAAATGCGCCTTAACCGTTTTGGCAAAATTAGTTTTGTCTTTCACTTTGTTTTTGCAACCAATTATCGACAATACAAAAAGGAATAGAACGGGACTTGCGGGAAATATTTTATTCATGTTAAGGTTACCTCAGGTGTCGTAAAAATAATAAAATATTAATTTTTACAACTGTTTTTAGCCGACAAAAACCATGTTTGGAAAAAGCGATAAAAAATTGCAAAAAAGTTTAAAAAAGTACCCGAAAAATGTCAAAAAATAGCTAAAAAGTCTCATAAAATATACCATTTGAAAACGAGGTCAAAATTATTAGTCTGCCAATTTGACAACTTCGCCTGCTTTGGAACATGCATTGATGGTTGCAGGTAGAAATTAATATTAATCCATTTATATATCAATATTATGCAAGAAAAAGGCAGCATTTCAATCCACACCGAAAACATTTTTCCGATAATTAAGAAATTTCTTTACTCTGATAATGAGATATTTTTGCGCGAGCTGGTATCTAACGCTGTAGATGCTACCCAAAAAATAAAACGCCTGGCTTCTTTAGGCCAATATAGCGGCGAACTTGGCGATCTGCGCGTTGAAGTTGCATTTGACGAGGTTAAGAAAACCATCACCATATCCGACAATGGTTTGGGTATGACCGCCGAAGAAATAAAAAAATACATCAACCAGATAGCATTTTCGGGCGCTACTGAGTTCATGGAAAAATTCAAGGAAGCTAAGGATGCCAACGAGATCATCGGCCGCTTTGGTTTAGGCTTTTACTCCGCTTTCATGGTGGCCGACAAAGTTGAAATACAAACACTTAGCTACCAGGAAGGCGCCGAACCAGCTTACTGGGTTTGTGATGGCAGCACCGAATTTGAAATTGGCGAAGGCGTTTTGGCCGAGCGCGGTACCGAGATTACCTTGTACATCAACAGCGAATCGGAAGAGTTTTTGAGCAAATACAAATTGCAGGAAATCCTTGACAAATACTGTAAATTTTTACCTGTGCCTATTAAATTTGGCACCAAAACCGAATCTGTTGAGGATGGTGTTGACGAAGAAGGAAAACCTAAATACATTGATGTTCAGGAAGATAATATCATTAACGATACTAACCCTATCTGGACAAAAGCGCCATCTGAATTAAAAGACCAGGATTATCTTGACTTTTACAAACAGCTTTACCCTTTCAGCGAAGACCCGTTATTCTGGATCCACCTGAATGTTGATTATCCTTTCAACCTTACCGGTGTGTTGTATTTCCCTAAGCTGAAAAACGATTTTGAGATCTCGAAAAACAAGATCAAGTTATTTAGCCGCCAGGTATTTATTACCGACGAAGTGAAGGATATAGTGCCTGAGTTTTTGATGCTGTTACATGGTGTAATTGATTCGCCGGATATTCCTTTGAACGTTTCGCGCAGTTTTTTACAGGCCGATAGCAATGTAAAAAAAATAAACAGCTACATCACCAAAAAAGTAGCTGATAAATTGTCAGAACTGTTTAAAGCCGACCGTAAAGCTTACGAAGAAAAATGGACCGACATTGGCCTGTTTGTAAAATACGGTATGGTAAGCGAAGATAAGTTTTATGATAAAGCCAAAGATTTTGTTTTGGTAAGTAACACCAAAAAAGAAAACTTTACCTTACCGGAATACAAAGAAAAAGTTGAAGCCATCCAAACCGATAAAGACGGTCAGCTGGTTTACATTTACACCAACGATCCGGCCAAACAAGATTCGTTTATCCAATCGGCCAACAAAAAAGGTTATGATGTATTGGTGATGAACTCGCCTATTGACAACCACTTCATTAGCCAGCTGGAGCAAAAACTGGAGAAAACTTCGTTGAAACGCGTTGATGCTGATGTGGCCGATAAGCTTATTAAAAAAGACGAAGCGCCTGAATCGGTTTTAACGGATGAGCAATCAACCAAGGTTAAAGATATCTTCAACAAAGCAATTAACAAACCGGCATACAGTGTTCAATTAGAGAGCCTTAATCCGGATGAGTTACCGGTAACCGTAACCATGGATGAGTTTATGCGCCGTATGAAAGACATGGCGGCCATGGGTGGCGGCATGGGCTTTTATGGCAATATGCCCGATAATTACAAAGTAATTGTTAATGGCAACCACAAATTGATAACCCGCATTTTACAGGAAGAGAACGAAGAAGTACAAGCGCAGTTATCAAAACAGGCATTTGACCTGGCCCTGCTTTCGCAAGGTTTATTAACCGGTGCCGAACTTACCGAATTTGTAAATCGCAGCGTTAATTTGATTTAACGATTATTGCTGATATAACAAAAGCCACCTGCAAAAACGGGTGGCTTTTTTATTTAAATATATGTTAAATTTGTTATGGAATAAACCATAAACCGGCATCCTTGTCTAAACTTTAAATCATTTATTATGAAATTATTGAATAGAATATCTGTAGTTGCTGCCTTTATTTTTATCGGCATAAATATGGCAGGCGCACAGACCCGCCAGGAAAAAAAAGCAGCCCGTGTTGCTGAAGTAAAACAACTTATCGAAAGTCAAAACTTTGTTTTTGATGCCAATTATGTGAATCCTTCAAGAGGCGCCGGCAGGGCCTTAACGTCGTCCGATTACGATTTAACGATAACAAAAGATACGATTATTGCCTACCTTCCCTATTTTGGCCGCGCTTATGTAGCACCTTCATATGGCTCAACTGAGGGCGGTATTAAATTCACCAATACCCACTTCACTTATGCATTAAAGGCCGGCAAAAAAGACGGCTGGAACATCACCATCAAGCCCACCAACAAAAACATAGGCGATTCGCGCGATGTACAATCGCTGTATCTAACTGTTAGTTCGGATGGTTATGCGTCTCTCCAGGTAATCAGCACCAACCGCGATGCCATATCGTTTAACGGTACTATCCAGCAAAGGCCGGTAAAAAAGTGATAAGTCTTGAGTACTAAGTCGCAAGTTCGTCTGTGGGCTTACGACTTCAGACATGCAACTTACGACTCAATCAATCCGGCATTATCCTTCAATTCTACACCGGATAGTTTTCGTTTAAATGCCTCGCTGATAAGGTAAAATATCTTTTTGGCCGCTTTTTTATAGGTAAGGCCCTTGGGGCGGATGTTTGAAACGCAATTTCGGGATTCGTCTGTTAACCCGGGTTTAGGGGCGTAAGTGAGGTACGCTCCTACGCTATCTGCCGAGCTCAATCCAGGCCTTTCGCCAATAAGCACAAGAGATAGTTGCGCTTTAAGGTTATAGCCAATATCATCGCCTATAGCTACCCGGCCTTGCTCAACCAGGCTTATTGGCGCAAACTTAAAACCAGCAGCCAGTAACAACGGGATAAGTTCTTTTAGCAGGCCAAATGTGTTTTCATTTACGGCCGTCGCCGAAAGTCCGTCGGCTATAATGATGGCGATATCGGTTTGAATAAAATAATCTTCCAGTTGGCTTAACGAAGCTTCATTCAGTTTACGGCCAAAATCCGGGCGTTGCAGATACTGCCGGCGATGGGTTACCCGGCTGTGCAGCTGCAGTACTGGCAAACTAAACTGTTTAAATACATCGGTTAAGTAATTGATATTCAATTCCGAATAAACCGCGTCGCGCGCGTGGGCATGGGCCAGTTTAAAATCAAGAGATTGTTTCAGCGGGATACTTGTACCCACACGGCCAATAGCTATGCGGGCAGTAGTAAACTCCTGCAATGCCTTTAAGGGTTCTATTTCGTGGGGGATATTTCTTTTCATGTCTCTATATCAAAGTAAAAGCCTGTTTTTTAAACTGTCCTTTACCCCATATTCTTTACACCTGCCTTTCTTACCTTTCGCCTTTTCCCTTTCACCTGCTCCCACCAACTCCTCCTAAACCATCGCTCCTAACAACCCGTGCCCGGAGTCGATTGGTATCATATTACCTTTGGTGTCGATAATTCCTTGTTTTATTAACCATTGTTCAAATTCGGGCGCTGGTTTTAAGCCAAGTACTTTGCGCAGGTATAGGGCATCATGGAATGAGGTGGATTGGTAGTTAAGCATAATATCATCAGCACCCGGAATACCCATTACAAAGTTACAACCCGCCACGCCCAGCAGGGTTAACAGGTTATCCATATCATCCTGGTCAGCCTCGGCGTGGTTGGTATAGCAAACATCGCAGCCCATGGGCAAACCAAGCAGCTTACCGCAAAAATGGTCTTCCAATGCCGCCCGGATGATCTGCTTGCCATCATATAAATATTCAGGCCCGATGAAACCAACTACTGTATTCACTAACAGCGGTTTAAATTTACGGGCTACTGCATATGCCCTTACCTCGCAGGTCTGCTGATCAACGCCAAAGTTGGCATTGGCAGATAGTGCACTCCCCTGTCCGGTTTCAAAGTACATGACATTATTGCCCACCGTGCCGCGGTTAAGTGATAGCGTTGCCTGGTAGGCTTCTTCAATTAAATTGAGGCTGATACCGAAACTTGTATTGGCTTTTTCGGTACCTGCAATTGATTGAAAGCAAAGATCCACTGGTGCACCTTCGTTAATCAGTTGTAAAGTGGTAGTAATATGGCTTAATACACAGGTTTGCGTGGGGATATTAAACTGCTGCCTAACATTGTCCATAAGCCTTAATAAACTACTTACCGCGGCGGGGCTATCAGTAGCGGGATTTATACCGATGGTGGCGTCGCCACTGCCATGTAAGAGTCCATCGATAATGCTCGCGGCCACCCCTCTCGGATCGTCTGTTGGATGGTTTGGCTGTAAACGGGTGCTAAAATGCCCGCTTAACCCAATTGTATTACGAAACCTGGTTACCACCCTGCATTTTTTTGCTATCGCAATTAAATCCTGGTTGCGCATTAGTTTAGATACTGCTGCAACCATTTCGGGCGTCAGTCCATCGGCAATATCCGTTAGGGTTTGGGTGC is drawn from Mucilaginibacter ginsenosidivorax and contains these coding sequences:
- a CDS encoding ABC transporter ATP-binding protein, whose protein sequence is MIKITNLEKFYRTEEVETIALNKLSIEIATGEFVAIMGPSGCGKSTLLNILGMLDDPDEGSYVFNDIEVAHFTERKRADLRKHNIGFVFQSFNLIDELTVFENVELPLIYTGVPSAERVKRVEEVLDKMQIMHRRNHYPQQLSGGQQQRVAIARAVVNKPKLILADEPTGNLDSTNGNDVMELLTDLNEQGTTIIMVTHSEHDARYSHRIIRLLDGQAVVENIMV
- a CDS encoding efflux RND transporter periplasmic adaptor subunit, whose translation is MDRKIEKKTWNSKRILTIAGIAGIILLIGGSIYFTSGKSKLDVDTERITISTITKGPFQEFIPVNGTVMPLTTIFLDATEGGEVEERYVDDGAMLKKGDPILKLSNVDEELNLATQESAVFAEQTQMQISHNNANQATINKLNTMADVENAFKEAKRIYELDKRLYDQKAIGLQEYQSAKNSYDYQVNRRKLAIQILKQDTSLVKQQDQQSQEHYAQMKAALALMRKKVSSLTLRAPIDGQLTNLDAEVGQSKTKGVRLGQIDVQSGFKVRVDIDEHYLSRVFPGLKGDFQFAEKTYNMVIKKVFTTVTAGRFQVDMQFVGEVPKGIRKGQTLQVRLALSDETTAVLVPKGGFFQQTGGNWIFKVAEDGKRAYKVNIQLGRQSPDYFVVTDGLNPGDKVITSSYETYGDIQELVLKK
- a CDS encoding sigma-54-dependent transcriptional regulator — encoded protein: MILKKATILIVDDDPDVLTAVKLLLKTQAGEVITEKNPENLNWLLQRNEVDLVLLDMNFNSAINTGNEGLYWLRKVKDWKPNVCVIMITAYGDIDLAVRSLKEGADDFVVKPWHNEKLIGTIKELLDKKEGGAKATKAPAKNTAGDTSILGESEVMQDIFYKVNKIAPTDANILLLGENGTGKDLMAKAIHERSLRADKPFVKVDVGALTDTLFESELFGHKKGAFTDAREDRAGRFEDAQGGTLFLDEIGNISLQQQAKLLTILQNRQVTRLGTNKAVDVDIRLICATNVPMSELANENRFRKDLIYRINTVEINMPPLRRRSEDIVILARHFAKLYASKYLKPAMDFDGPALTKLKSYNYPGNVRELQYTIERAVIMADDSTLRPDDLIFSILETPTDNNINDDNIQLSTLEKNAILKVIEKHNGNITRAAKELGLTRTALYRRLSKYDI
- a CDS encoding sensor histidine kinase, yielding MIFNRYEWRLLLRVFLLFLALTAAAYVTVKGQPLYLVIFIPLVIYAVIEMIRFQKKAQDEVNQFVESIHYRDFSRHFDVRKAPNELKPLRKGFNDINTTFKLISRERETQYHYLQKILELVDTGILSYEEDTGNISWINEAFKKLLSIPYLKTIQSLEKREPALYDELVKLKPGESNIISITRNQQMVKILITSSMMRSDDKLYKLLAFQNVSEALDETESKAWSKLLNVMTHEIMNSVAPISSLADTLKNRLQSPEITDTMEASELEDLELGIDTIKRRSDGLLKFTESYRSLNKITKLERDRILVRNLFENLNSLMKPTLSKKNIELEIILRDPALAIEADINLIEQVMINLLVNAIEAVKDRDEPRITLSAEAQNNNKTLVKITDNGMGMPHELLDKIFIPFFSTKKTGSGIGLSLCKQIMLLHKGNIQVLSTEGKGSSFILQFVP
- a CDS encoding NADPH-dependent FMN reductase, whose amino-acid sequence is MKHILAIPGSLRAGSTNHNILKYLGALVSADVDYSIYSDLALIPPFDPGNDDDYPPEPVFELRELLKQVDGVIICTPEYAFGVPGQLKNMLDWMVSSASFSDKPVALITASLGGEAAHAAMLLILGALNAQVADGAKLNISFIRSKMDGEGNVTDVATIELLKNVLNAFLSVIQQ
- the htpG gene encoding molecular chaperone HtpG; the protein is MQEKGSISIHTENIFPIIKKFLYSDNEIFLRELVSNAVDATQKIKRLASLGQYSGELGDLRVEVAFDEVKKTITISDNGLGMTAEEIKKYINQIAFSGATEFMEKFKEAKDANEIIGRFGLGFYSAFMVADKVEIQTLSYQEGAEPAYWVCDGSTEFEIGEGVLAERGTEITLYINSESEEFLSKYKLQEILDKYCKFLPVPIKFGTKTESVEDGVDEEGKPKYIDVQEDNIINDTNPIWTKAPSELKDQDYLDFYKQLYPFSEDPLFWIHLNVDYPFNLTGVLYFPKLKNDFEISKNKIKLFSRQVFITDEVKDIVPEFLMLLHGVIDSPDIPLNVSRSFLQADSNVKKINSYITKKVADKLSELFKADRKAYEEKWTDIGLFVKYGMVSEDKFYDKAKDFVLVSNTKKENFTLPEYKEKVEAIQTDKDGQLVYIYTNDPAKQDSFIQSANKKGYDVLVMNSPIDNHFISQLEQKLEKTSLKRVDADVADKLIKKDEAPESVLTDEQSTKVKDIFNKAINKPAYSVQLESLNPDELPVTVTMDEFMRRMKDMAAMGGGMGFYGNMPDNYKVIVNGNHKLITRILQEENEEVQAQLSKQAFDLALLSQGLLTGAELTEFVNRSVNLI
- a CDS encoding DUF4251 domain-containing protein, with protein sequence MKLLNRISVVAAFIFIGINMAGAQTRQEKKAARVAEVKQLIESQNFVFDANYVNPSRGAGRALTSSDYDLTITKDTIIAYLPYFGRAYVAPSYGSTEGGIKFTNTHFTYALKAGKKDGWNITIKPTNKNIGDSRDVQSLYLTVSSDGYASLQVISTNRDAISFNGTIQQRPVKK
- the eutC gene encoding ethanolamine ammonia-lyase subunit EutC; translated protein: MKRNIPHEIEPLKALQEFTTARIAIGRVGTSIPLKQSLDFKLAHAHARDAVYSELNINYLTDVFKQFSLPVLQLHSRVTHRRQYLQRPDFGRKLNEASLSQLEDYFIQTDIAIIIADGLSATAVNENTFGLLKELIPLLLAAGFKFAPISLVEQGRVAIGDDIGYNLKAQLSLVLIGERPGLSSADSVGAYLTYAPKPGLTDESRNCVSNIRPKGLTYKKAAKKIFYLISEAFKRKLSGVELKDNAGLIES